In the Euphorbia lathyris chromosome 5, ddEupLath1.1, whole genome shotgun sequence genome, one interval contains:
- the LOC136229719 gene encoding CRIB domain-containing protein RIC7-like produces the protein MSNNKMKGLLKGLRYISQIFDNEKEPDMQIGFPTDVKHVAHIGWDGPSVNSPSWMNEFKEPAKFSSSAPLNSKGEPVEDDDNESWVSEESKRISKSSRLDGHGEPSEKPKSRRNSSSGALGLEESKSEKPKQRRSSKSGTKDSSDGKSLRHKDKDKEKDSTDGSSNPANLPKKTRRKKSKDISSSKASRSKSHAVDVDCGSDCGSVSKSVHNDNSECGSNVSASFSALEDETENGVC, from the exons ATGTCAAACAACAAGATGAAGGGCCTCCTTAAAGGTTTAAGATACATTTCTCAGATTTTCG aCAACGAGAAAGAGCCAGACATGCAGATTGGATTTCCGACAGATGTAAAACACGTTGCCCATATAGGATGGGATGGACCCTCGGTGAATTCTCCGAGCtgg atGAACGAGTTCAAAGAACCTGCTAAATTCTCTTCATCGGCTCCTTTAAACTCTAAAGGAGAACCTGTAGAAGATGATGATAATGAATCTTGGGTTTCTGAAG AGTCAAAAAGAATATCAAAGTCAAGCAGACTGGACGGACACGGAGAGCCATCCGAAAAGCCCAAATCCCGAAGGAATTCATCAAGCGGAGCATTAGGACTTGAAGAGTCAAAATCGGAAAAGCCCAAACAAAGGCGAAGTTCCAAAAGCGGAACAAAAGATTCGTCGGACGGAAAATCACTCCGACATAAAGAtaaagataaagaaaaagattCCACCGATGGATCATCAAACCCTGCTAATTTACCAAAGAAAACGAGAAGAAAGAAATCAAAAGACATATCGTCATCCAAAGCATCTCGGTCCAAATCGCATGCCGTAGATGTGGATTGCGGGTCGGATTGTGGGTCGGTTTCGAAATCGGTTCATAATGATAACAGTGAATGCGGTTCGAATGTAAGTGCAAGTTTCAGTGCTTTAGAAGATGAGACAGAGAATGGAGTTTGTTGA